CATATTGGGATTTAAGGCGATACATTGCGGATCGTCTCCCTGCCTTACAGGctatttttctttgttttgtatCAACTGTTTTTTGGCTGTATTTAACTGTTTTGTCTGTACATATGTATCGTCTGTATCGTCGGCAAAGCCTAATCTTACATGAACCGCCGCATATAATTGACATTTGAACGTTGAAGCATATTGAACTTTAACTCACCACGACTTAGTGTTAGTTACGTCCCACTGGATCATAACTCAACGCTTTCAAATGGCAACTGGCAATTGATTGCTCCATTAGCTTCGCTCAACTAGACTTATGGAGTCATCGAAATTCAACTGCCGTTGATCAGCATGTGCCAAGGCACAGGACAGTCAGGACCTGCACTAGTGGTGATGGGTGGTCTCAATTCCCACATGCATGTACTGACGTCATGCAACCGCCGGCTGGTCATGCAGTCGCAACTTCCCCAGGtattttttttattttatgAGCACGCACGCGACCATCACGTCTGCCCCTGCAGCAAACTTTCAACGAAAGTTGATTCCTCTGCGCAAGCTTTTAGGCCATCCCTTCGCGTTGATTTTAGCGTTTCGTCAAGCTCAGATTCCGCAGGCGCCATGAGCCATGTTCTGCGCGGCAAAACGCTCGCCGCTCTGAACGTCGCTCGGCCAGCCACTGTGACCGTTGGAGGCCTGCAAATATGCCGGTCAGGGGTTTCAAGAACATCGAGAACTGTAACTTTGGGCCGCCACTTCACAACCCATAGTCTAAAGCTTGCCGATAGCGACGATACCCGACATCAGTCGCACAATCGCCCAGCCTCCAGAAGGAAGGTAGATGACAGACCCTGGCATCGCGAGAGCAGCAGAGCATTGCCCAAGTCGACTTCACCCGATCCTACTGGAGGGGATGCAACCAAAGGTTGGTGAAGGAAGACCCAAAATCCTCATCTTTAAGCCGGGGAAGCTGACAACATTGCAGGTCGACTGCTTACGACTCCAACCCGACTGCTCAAGCTGATCCTTCCGATCCCATTCCATCCGGAACAAGAATACATAAACTCAGACGAAACAATAAAGAACGAAccaaaagaagaggcagTCGAACCGCTAGCGCTCCTTGTCCACCCACAACAACCGCTCTCATACCTAGAGAGACTAATTCAAGCCGAAATCCCGCCCCTCATAGTCAAAGACCGCGAGAAATTACCTGAGATCATCTTCCGAGCCGAAGCAGACTACTCTGGTGGCGACAAAggcagcagaaacaaagagTCTGACCGTTCAAATGTCGCATCCTATTCTGGACTCGGGCGCGAGGGACCAAACAAGGGCGAAACTCACTGGGTTCGGTGGAGTGGAAGCACCGAGATTGGCGACTTTATCAGGGATGCGGCTCGAGGTCGAGAATTTTCCGTCACCATTGAAGGACACGATGAGGAGCTGCGGGTTGCCGTGCCGAGCTTCAAGGATAGAACATACTACATGCGAATGAGATTGCGGCAAATGTCTCGTGAGATTGATCAAATGGCACGCGTCAAGCGAGAGTGCGATCTGTTAGCACACAAGGGTGCTCATGCACTCGCAAAGGGAGGCTTTGCAGCGCTGGCAGGCTGGTGGGGGATTGTTTACTATGTGACATTTCACACGGATATGGGTTGGGATCTGGTTGAGCCGATTACTTACCTGGCTGGTCTTGCGAGTATCATGGGCGGGTATCTGTGGTTCTTATTCATCAGCCGGGACTTGAGCTACAAGGCGGCCATGAATGTTACGGTGTCACGGAGACAAAACGCTCTGTATCAGGAACGGGGATTCGATCCAGCGAAATGGGATCAGCTGGTCCATGATGCCAACGGGCTGCGAAGAGAGGTGAAATTTGCAGCTACAGAATACGGAGTCGAGTGGGACGAGATGAAGGACCTAGGGGGCGAGGAAGTAAAAGAGGCgctggaagaggagaaggggGATAAGGAAAGGAAGCGCGAgcaggaggatgaagatgaggaggatcATGAGCATCACAAAGAGCGTAACAAGGAGGCGTCAAAGTCATCTACGGAGCAATCTTCACAACGGTCCAAGGATTAATTGCATACGAAATTAGCAGCGTCACAATAGAATTTACTGAGCCATATTAAAATCCAAAGATGAATACAAATGTATGCTTGGAATCAAAAGTCGCCACAACAACGTGACACGACAGCCAAGAGTTGTGCCACCCCAGCGTAGCTGCTAAACATCATACGTTGTCACATCTGGCATTCAACTTCCTTTCTCATCGCCTGACCTCACAACGGCGTCTAGCGCCCCAACCCGATTGACACTTGATCATTAATTTATGAAGAAGCGGGAGTGTCCAATTTCCACCCACCCGAATCTCCACTCGCACCGGGAACCAATATCGGACGGAGCCACGATGGCCGACAAGGTATCCCAGCCATCAGCTGCCGACCAATGCGTTTTCTGGTGTTTGTCATGACATCCCAATCGCCCATCTGATGATTCGACCGGCGATGAGTGCGCTTGTCTCGGCGCAAGCCGCAATCATACCCGAATGTTACGACCGGCTCGGACTGAAGGCGGAGCAGACAAGTCACCTTCTCCTCTTTACTACTGAACTGTTTCAATCCATTTCTTTCTCGGCCGTGCAACAGGATTTTCCATTGTCATCTGTCGATGGGCTAGGAGAAAAGCAGAGTTGGCTTGTCCCTTTGATCAATCGTCAATCACCCCACCTTGTTTGCCCTTCCGGTCTTGTCTTGACTGAGTGCCccgcatcaacctcatcgcTTCATACCAGTAAAAGCAACGTCTTTGAAACTCAATTTCATCCCTCACTCACCGTTTCCCTTCCCCAGCTTTCAATCTCACACAGTTATATCCAGGGACTCATGAAACCCGCCGTCCCGTCGCAAAATGACGCCCCAGATCTTACATCTGCCGGATGGCAAGAAATTCACCGTCACGCCTGTATTCGGGGGCATGGGCTTCCGCAGCCACGACCACAATaacctcctccatccatATCCGATAGGATGGATGACGGTGCTACACACAGAAGAAGACAAGGTCGAATTCGAAGGCCACAACAACGATGCGCACAAACAACCCGCCAAAGATGTCCCACCGACGGACCAGGATGAAAATGTGCATCCACGAACGAAGCGGCGCACCAAGCCATTCACCACGCCTACACTGCAGAATGACACGCTCTTCATATCATCGATTTCTCTGCCGTCGAACGCTGAATTCAAACCCGCGGTTAGTCCTACGAGGGAAATCGCCATGATGCTCTGGATCACGCTGTATTGGTACTTTCAccagccgccgccgcagaaTGAGGTGCAGACGGCTGCGTCCAAGGGCACTCCTGCTGGTGCGAAACCCATTGGCGAGTGGAAGATACGGATCAGGAGGGATGGTGTGCTTCGGGGGAGGAACCTGATCCCCaagctggagaggatggggCTGATTGCTTCTGAGGACACGGCTGTGGGAACAAGCGTAGATGACAGTGGTGAAGGATGGACCAACATGTTTGTTACGAAGCGCATGTTTTGGCAGATCCCGGGACACTTGTTCCTATTCACGCTGCATCCTGTGCGAAATCCGTCCGCGCCCGGATCTCCCGCCAGCAGTCGTCCCGGATCGCCCATCAAGGAGGACTGCGGCCGCCTGGAACTGCGTCAAATCTACTCACACACGCCGAATTTAACCCCCAGCGGAACACTAACACCCAGCGGTGGACAGTTGGCCGCAGATGTCCCTGGAGCTCCTATGCCAACGAGTGTGGTTGCAGCGCCGAATTTTCCCATCGGCCCCTacttctcctcctctcaCCTACCGACGTATTatccgccgccgcccctACAATACATTTACACGAATGGTGTTCGACACCCCCTGCGGCCAAAACCACCTAGAATGGGAGAAGTATTCTACACTCGCTTCATCGAAAGTATGCAGCAGTACCTGTCGTTCCGCGTGGCATCCTGCTCCAACTCACCGGTTCCCTACCTCGGGCCACAGGGCCCTAATCCCCCTGAGCAGAGTCAACTATCGTCTGTGTGTGACAGGGACCTCCTGCAGTCGTGGTTTGAGAACCCGCGCGTGAAGGAATTCTGGGGCGACTACACATCTGATTTCCTGGAGACGGCGCTGTGCTCAAAGCACTCGTTTCCTGTGATTGGTCTGTGGGATGGCATTCCTTTTGGCTATTTCGAGCTATATTGGGTGAAGGAGGATATACTGGGCCGGCACGTCGGCAGCGAGGCTGAAGATTGGGATAGGGGCGTTCACATCATGATTGGGGAGGAGTGGTCGAGGGGGAGAGTGGCGCTCTGGCTGTCGAGCTTGGTGCATTACTGCTTCACGGGGGATTTGAGAACAATGAATGTGTGTTTGGAGCCGAGGGTCGACAACAAGAGGTATGTATCATCTTTGCTTCTGACGTATGGATAACTAACTAACATCCACAGGGTCCTACGACATCTAGACGCAGCTGGATTTTCGAAAGAGAAACAAGTTTCTTTCCCTCACAAGCAAGCCTGGTTTGTGAAGTTGCGACGAGAGTTCTGGGAAGGGCCAGCATTATAGTTGTGATAGAATGCCAAGGGCAGTTTGGATATACAAGCATGTATCTAGTTACCATctcacaacctcatcaaatCAGCCTCAATGCAAACATCACCTGCATATATAAATCTATCGGGCCGCAACCCCGAcgtacctacctaggtatcttATCATATTATGCAGCTCAGCAACCCCCACATAAACCCCGCCGATCACTTCGGTCCATCGCGATGTTATAAACCCGACCTTACCAACTACATTCCAACCTCATTCCCCTGTAACAACACCGATGATATTTTCATAATACAGTATTATTGAAATGTCCCTCTCCGGAAAAGTATACGCCATAACAGGCGGCGCCTCAGGCATAGGTCTCTCCACCGCCAAACTCCTCGCCTCCCGCTCCGCAACAATCTGCATAGGCGACATCACCGAGTCGACActctcctccgccgccgcacacttcacctccatcaacgccagcttcacaaccacaaaaGTCGACGTATCGAAGCGCGAGGAAGTAGATATCTGGATTGCGGGCATCATCGAAAAATTCGGCCGCCTAGACGGCGCGGCGAATATAGCAGGTGTGATTGGGCGGAATCACAGCAAGGGCTCGATAGCGGATCTCGAAGACGATGAGTGGGAGAGGATTATCGGCGTGAATCTGACGGGGTGTATGTATTGTTTGAGGGCGGAGTTACGGGTGATTAGGGATGGGGGGTCGATTGTCAATATGGCTTCTATTCACGGAACAAACGGTATGTACCTAACTTGTTGTATGAGTGAATGGGATTGACATGTACAGCGATGGCATATCACGGCGCGTATGGAGCCAGCAAGCACGGCGTCGTGGGACTTACGAGGGCGGCCGCCAAGGAGAATGGCCATAGGGAGGTGAGGGTGAATGCTGTTGCGCCGGGGGCGATATACACGCCCATGATGCAGGAGGCTTGGGATCGGATGGGCAGGGCGGCAGACGCGCCGTTCAGCGAGCCGACATCTTTTCAGAGGCAGGGCACGCCAGAGGAGATTGCGCAggttgtggtgtttttgctGGGTCCGGAGAGTAGTTTTGTGAGTGGGAGTGTGTATTCTGCCGATGGAGCGTGGTTGTAATTAAATGGGAAGGGTATGTTTGAATGGGTTATGGGCGTGAGCTTCATTTTATGGTGGCCTATGGAATCTGCATGACAGAACTTCATATTTCGTGGGCAAAATTTCGACATGAATGGTGATGTTATTGACGCGATGTAAAATTTTCATTATATTTTCATAGCTTGGGCTGTCATCTATAAATTGTCATTGCTACCTGCGCAGTACACAAAGGAAACTCCTATACCAAAAAGAATAAGAACAAAATTCGCCACTGGTATTTTTGTCTTTTCATTATGCTTTAATCCTTCCACCTTTTTCTAATACGCCGTCCGCATGCGCCTTAACCAACCCATCTACGGGCACTCTTAAAGATTCGAACCCAAGGCCCGAACTCACCCCATTCCTCAGTCGCCTTGGGCGGCATGTAGCTGTTGACGCCAGCAACAATGGTTCGTTCAGGGTGAGGCATCATGGCAACGAAACGGCCGTCTCTGCTCGAGACACCGGCAACACCGCCAGGACTGCCGTTGGGATTATATGGGTACTTCTCAGTCACCTTTAGCCTGTTGTCAACGTAGCGCATAGGAACCATGCCTGCATTGGTGAGCTCCTGGAGGGAGTTTGGTGACGAGAACTTGGCTCTTCCTTCGCCGTGAGAAACAACCACTGGCAGTGATGAGCCGTTCATGCCGTGGAAGAACACCGACGGCTTGTTCTCGTCCTCGTGAATTGTCACCATGCTATATCGGCCCTCGAACTGAGCGCTCTCGTTGTGCACAAACGTTGGCCAATGCTCAGTGCCCGGAATGAGCTCCTGAATACGTGTCAAGAATTGACAGCCATTGCAAACGCCAAGCGCAAAAGTGTCGGGTCGCTTGAAGAAATGCTCAAACTCGCGACGTGTGCTTTCATGCATCAAAACAGACTTGGCCCAACCCTGGCCGGCGCCGAGAACGTCACCGTATGAGAAACCACCAGGGGCGGCAATACCGGTAAAGTCAGCGAGAGAACGTCCTCCAAGGACATCAGTCATATGAACATCCACTGGTTCAAATCCGGCGGCCCTGAATGCAAACGCCAGTTCAGCATATCCATTCACACCCTGCTCCCGGAGAACAGCCACTCGGGGCGTCTTGTTGAAGAACCCGGTAATGGAAGATGTCAAGGGCAGGATGTTCTCAGAGGGAGAATAAGTCAGACGATAAGAGATACCTGGGTCGGTGGCATCAGAAATCGTGGCATATTCGGAGTCTGCACATGCAGGGTTGTCTCGGAGCCGCTGCATCTGGTGTGAAGTCTTGGACCACCACTGTTGCATCTCGGTGCGGTCGAGGTTGACAAAAGTCGTTGCGCCATGGCGGATAgtcaaggtctggttggcagtAGCCTTCACAACACCAAATTTGCGAATCAACCCAGGGGGTGGGCCACAGGTGGCGAAGCATCGCTTGAAGTTCATCTCATCAGAGGCCTTGACCTGGAAGACAGCTCCGAGCTCTTCGTTGAATAGACCTTCAATCATATCTGCCGTTGAGCTGCTCTTGGAAatgccatccatcatcatgtcaacTCCGCAGCGACCCGCAAACATCATCTCGGCGATTGTGGCAACCAAGCCGCCGTCAGAACGGTCATGGTAAGCCAGGACAACACCACTCTTGTGAAGCTGCGAGAGAGCATCAAAGTAGTCAGTGATGAGATTGAAGTTCTTCATGTCGGGAGCCTCATTGCCAAGAGCGCCAAGAGACTGGGCCAAAGCAGAGCCTCCCATGGCTCGTCGACCCTCAGCAAGATCAACAAACATCAAGATTGTCTCCCCGACCTCCTCAACTCTTCGCAGCTGAGGAGTCCATGTGCTCAGAATATCCTCCACAACAGCGAAAGCGGAAATAGCTACCGAGACGGGAGCTGTCACGCTCTTCACTTCATCCTGATCCTTCCACACAGCCTTCATTGAAGTAGAGTCCTTTCCAACGGGGATGCTGACGCTAAGTTCGGGACACATTTCCATACCAATAGCCTCAACTGCCTCATAAAGGGCGGCGCCCTCTCCAGGATGGCTGACAGCGGCCATCCAGTTGGCTGAGAGCTTGACTCGTCGAAGGTCTCCCATGACGTCCGCGGCACCGATGTTCATCAAACTCTCTGCCACTGCCATTCTAGCAGACGCGCCAGGGTTGATGAGGGCAAGAGTTGGCTTTTCacccatggccattgcctcACCAGTTCTTTGCTTTCCGCCGAGGCTAAATGACGTTGCTGTGACAGCAACGTCTGCCACAGGAGTCTGCCATGGACCAACGAATTGATCACGAGCTGTGAGACCACCGACAGTTCTGTCgccaatggtgatgaggaaggaCTTGGAACCAACGGCCGGCATGAGGAAGACACGTTCCACtgccttcttcagcagcgTAGCATTGTccagctcaacaccaaagctCTCCTTGAGACCAGCCAAAGCGTCGAATGGGGTCAAGTTTGGTTTCTTGGAGTCAACATTGCGTTCTtgctggcgttttggagGGAAAAGAGCATCCATTGGCAGGTCGATGGGACGAGGGTATTCCTTGGATTCACGGTCTGTAAGAATCAATTTTGAATCACCGCTGGCATCCTTGGTGGCCACGGCACCGACATCAGAAAATCCACATCGCTCTCTACGGCAAATGCTTGTGAAGCGATTCATGTTCTCAGGGTTAATGAGAAGAACGTATCGTTCCTGGGCTTCGTTGCACCAGATCTGAAGGGGACTCATGCTTCGGTCGGCGCTTTCGACTTGGCGGAGTTCAAAGTTGCCGCCATAGCCAGCGTCCTTGACAACTTTAGACGAGGTTAGTAACTAAGACAAGTAACAGCAAGTGCGACTCAGACTTACGCTCGGGAAGGGCATTGGAGAGAcctccagctccaacatcATGGATCATGGCGATTGGATTCTGGTCGCCTAGAGCAGTACAAGTGTTGATGACCATTTGCGCACGGCGTTCCATCTGACGCAAATTGTTAGTAAAACGAGCATCCAACAACTCTGGACTATCAACCAACCTCAGGATTCCCACGTTGCACACTATCAAAGTCCAAATCAGCGTTACTCTCGCCAGATGCGTTGCTAGAAGCAGCACCTCCGCCGAGACcaatcaacatggctggGCCACCGAGAACAATAACATGGGCGCCTTCTCGAACAAAGCGTTCCTCTTTCAATGCATTGGAGGGACGAACTGTTCCAACGCCGCCAGCCAGCATAATGGGTTTGTGGTATCCGCGCCACGCGGACGCATCAGCTTTGGCATCTTTTCCGGGGGTCTCGGGAGTGAGAAGCGTTCGGAAGCACCCGGTAAGACAAGGTCGACCAAATTCGTTGTTAAATCGGGCACTGCCGATAGGAGCCTCCAGCATGATGTCGAGACTGCTAGCGTAGTGCGCAGGTCGCCCAATATCAACTTCCCAAGGAGCTTTGTGGTCTGGTATCAGAAGGTCGGAAACCCAGAAGCCAGCAAGTCCTCCCTTTGTGACGGAGCCACGACCAACGGCAGCTTCGTCACGGATTTCACCGCCGGAGCCGGTGGCGGCGCCGGGGAAAGGCGATATGGCGGTAGGATGGTTGTGCGTCTCGactttggccaagatgtggGCAACTTCAGGTGTCAAGTTCCAGGTTCCAGTAGAGTAGTCTGGAGCCCAGAAATTGGCAGACTCGCCTTGAAGGACGGCGGCATTGTCACTGTAGGCCGAAACAGTATAATCAGGCGTCTTCTTGTGGGTATTTCGGATCATTTCAAAGAGactcttgtccttcttcaCGCCATCAATTGTCCAGCTGGCGTTGAACACTTTGTGTCGGCAGTGCTCCGAGTTGACTTGGGCAAACATGAAAAGCTCAACATCGTGAGGCGAGCGGCCGAGCTTCTTGAACACGTCCACAAGGTATTCCATTTCGGATTCATCCAAACTGAGTcccttctccttgttgtaGTCTCGCAGAACACTGAGGGGTTCTTTGCCGTTGGCAAAaatgtcgacgacgacgagagGGGCGGGAACACCGGTAGCGAACATAGTATCAAGCTCGGGCTTCTCGAAAGCAAATACTTCGGTCATGCGATCATACAGAACATCTCTGAAAGTCGCGTCTTGGCCCGATTGATATGGCTCCTCGAAATCAATGACAATGAGTCGACCTTTCTCGATGCGGTTGACCTGGTCCTTCAGGCCGCATACATGGGCTATGTTGGTAGCTTGGGAGCTCCATGGCGAGAGATATCGGGGAGTAACATAGACGGTGATAGAGTTGCTAGTGCTTTCGGAAGCAAGGAGGGGCTCGGAGTCGACGTCTTGGAGAAGGGTTTTGACGTGGTTGAGAACAGCCTTGTTGGATGACTTCAAATCGACAAAGTACACCCACTGACCACGGATCTGCTTGATCTTGGGCTGGCTGGTCTTGTTGGCACGAGCCTTGAGCTCTTGCGCACTGGCAGCCGTGTAGCACGAGCTACCTACAAGAATTTCGTGCGACATGGTGACGAATGTACCGCCGTGAGCGATGTTTTAAAACGCGTAGAACGCCTTAACGTGGAAAGGCGTGCTCAACATGAGCATTGACTTTTCTGTTTGTCGAGAAATTTAGACTCCAGTTGCACTTGCCCCTCCTCTTATCGATAGAGGGGCAGATGAAAATTTTCGGGCCGGCTTTTGCCCGCGCAAGGCCAATGCAGCTACAGGTACAGTAGTTACAGATAATCAGCAACGAAGGAAAGCATTGTTTTGTAATATGACATAACTCATAATTGCATACTCTGCCATGCTAATGTCTGGTAGACTTGGCTGCGGGCAGCGCTTCTTGCCCGGAATGTATCTGTCAGTGtgcacaccagacttggatTGATCTTGGTGGGGCAGATTGATCACAATGATCGGATCTCGTCTTCTGTGAATGCCAAGGGCTCAAATGGTGAGGCTAGACAGCCATGTGCAGTTTTGGAACTATGTATCAATATGACGTTGGAATTCTCCAATTGAATGCAATTGCAAGCTGCAGAATAATTTCCAAATTGAATTCGGTGATATAATGCACAGCTACCATGCCTCTATTGCAAATCTCATCCAATTGCGTTCGAAGCATAGGGTAAGCCAAAGCAGTCTACTTTGGCTACCATCAAACATGCAATTTATCAATGAAGGCGGCACCTTCCCTACCTAGGTTGGTTTTCATGAAATTAGAGGCTCTAGGGTCAAAGAGCAAAGAGAGGATGAGACGATAACATTGTcatcagaagcagcagccCGCTTTCCCAACACTGCCCAGGCTAACGATAAGATAAATCTGTGGGCATCCCTAATTTTGCACAACATACTACGTGGCCAAGTTTGAATTAAATCCTCGTTCATAGTTGTTATATGAGGCCAAATTAAGGTCCGCGTCGTATTTTCAACGCAGAGTTGTTGAATTGACCACCGCAGATTAGTTGTCCGTAACTGGCAATATCCGATTGCACCGCCAATGGCTTCGCCAAACTTCGGTTGTCAGCACACAATACTGTAGCCAAGACTTTTAGTGCTTCCAAACTTGTGCCGTACATCTAATATGTG
The genomic region above belongs to Pochonia chlamydosporia 170 chromosome 2, whole genome shotgun sequence and contains:
- a CDS encoding phosphoribosylformylglycinamidine synthase (similar to Aspergillus terreus NIH2624 XP_001217861.1), translated to MSHEILVGSSCYTAASAQELKARANKTSQPKIKQIRGQWVYFVDLKSSNKAVLNHVKTLLQDVDSEPLLASESTSNSITVYVTPRYLSPWSSQATNIAHVCGLKDQVNRIEKGRLIVIDFEEPYQSGQDATFRDVLYDRMTEVFAFEKPELDTMFATGVPAPLVVVDIFANGKEPLSVLRDYNKEKGLSLDESEMEYLVDVFKKLGRSPHDVELFMFAQVNSEHCRHKVFNASWTIDGVKKDKSLFEMIRNTHKKTPDYTVSAYSDNAAVLQGESANFWAPDYSTGTWNLTPEVAHILAKVETHNHPTAISPFPGAATGSGGEIRDEAAVGRGSVTKGGLAGFWVSDLLIPDHKAPWEVDIGRPAHYASSLDIMLEAPIGSARFNNEFGRPCLTGCFRTLLTPETPGKDAKADASAWRGYHKPIMLAGGVGTVRPSNALKEERFVREGAHVIVLGGPAMLIGLGGGAASSNASGESNADLDFDSVQRGNPEMERRAQMVINTCTALGDQNPIAMIHDVGAGGLSNALPELVKDAGYGGNFELRQVESADRSMSPLQIWCNEAQERYVLLINPENMNRFTSICRRERCGFSDVGAVATKDASGDSKLILTDRESKEYPRPIDLPMDALFPPKRQQERNVDSKKPNLTPFDALAGLKESFGVELDNATLLKKAVERVFLMPAVGSKSFLITIGDRTVGGLTARDQFVGPWQTPVADVAVTATSFSLGGKQRTGEAMAMGEKPTLALINPGASARMAVAESLMNIGAADVMGDLRRVKLSANWMAAVSHPGEGAALYEAVEAIGMEMCPELSVSIPVGKDSTSMKAVWKDQDEVKSVTAPVSVAISAFAVVEDILSTWTPQLRRVEEVGETILMFVDLAEGRRAMGGSALAQSLGALGNEAPDMKNFNLITDYFDALSQLHKSGVVLAYHDRSDGGLVATIAEMMFAGRCGVDMMMDGISKSSSTADMIEGLFNEELGAVFQVKASDEMNFKRCFATCGPPPGLIRKFGVVKATANQTLTIRHGATTFVNLDRTEMQQWWSKTSHQMQRLRDNPACADSEYATISDATDPGISYRLTYSPSENILPLTSSITGFFNKTPRVAVLREQGVNGYAELAFAFRAAGFEPVDVHMTDVLGGRSLADFTGIAAPGGFSYGDVLGAGQGWAKSVLMHESTRREFEHFFKRPDTFALGVCNGCQFLTRIQELIPGTEHWPTFVHNESAQFEGRYSMVTIHEDENKPSVFFHGMNGSSLPVVVSHGEGRAKFSSPNSLQELTNAGMVPMRYVDNRLKVTEKYPYNPNGSPGGVAGVSSRDGRFVAMMPHPERTIVAGVNSYMPPKATEEWGEFGPWVRIFKSARRWVG
- a CDS encoding siderophore biosynthesis protein (similar to Metarhizium robertsii ARSEF 23 XP_007821632.1), whose translation is MSHVLRGKTLAALNVARPATVTVGGLQICRSGVSRTSRTVTLGRHFTTHSLKLADSDDTRHQSHNRPASRRKVDDRPWHRESSRALPKSTSPDPTGGDATKGRLLTTPTRLLKLILPIPFHPEQEYINSDETIKNEPKEEAVEPLALLVHPQQPLSYLERLIQAEIPPLIVKDREKLPEIIFRAEADYSGGDKGSRNKESDRSNVASYSGLGREGPNKGETHWVRWSGSTEIGDFIRDAARGREFSVTIEGHDEELRVAVPSFKDRTYYMRMRLRQMSREIDQMARVKRECDLLAHKGAHALAKGGFAALAGWWGIVYYVTFHTDMGWDLVEPITYLAGLASIMGGYLWFLFISRDLSYKAAMNVTVSRRQNALYQERGFDPAKWDQLVHDANGLRREVKFAATEYGVEWDEMKDLGGEEVKEALEEEKGDKERKREQEDEDEEDHEHHKERNKEASKSSTEQSSQRSKD
- a CDS encoding siderophore biosynthesis protein (similar to Cordyceps militaris CM01 XP_006673785.1); translated protein: MTPQILHLPDGKKFTVTPVFGGMGFRSHDHNNLLHPYPIGWMTVLHTEEDKVEFEGHNNDAHKQPAKDVPPTDQDENVHPRTKRRTKPFTTPTLQNDTLFISSISLPSNAEFKPAVSPTREIAMMLWITLYWYFHQPPPQNEVQTAASKGTPAGAKPIGEWKIRIRRDGVLRGRNLIPKLERMGLIASEDTAVGTSVDDSGEGWTNMFVTKRMFWQIPGHLFLFTLHPVRNPSAPGSPASSRPGSPIKEDCGRLELRQIYSHTPNLTPSGTLTPSGGQLAADVPGAPMPTSVVAAPNFPIGPYFSSSHLPTYYPPPPLQYIYTNGVRHPLRPKPPRMGEVFYTRFIESMQQYLSFRVASCSNSPVPYLGPQGPNPPEQSQLSSVCDRDLLQSWFENPRVKEFWGDYTSDFLETALCSKHSFPVIGLWDGIPFGYFELYWVKEDILGRHVGSEAEDWDRGVHIMIGEEWSRGRVALWLSSLVHYCFTGDLRTMNVCLEPRVDNKRVLRHLDAAGFSKEKQVSFPHKQAWFVKLRREFWEGPAL